From a single Anaerolineales bacterium genomic region:
- a CDS encoding glucose-1-phosphate adenylyltransferase, which translates to MPSLNEVLAVILGGGRGARLYPLTQMRSKPAVPIAGKYRLIDIPISNCINSEIYRIAVLTQFNSVSLHRHITRTYNFDSFHQGWVQIWAAEQTVESADWYQGTADAVRKQLLEIQAAGSKYVLILAGDHLYRMNYKAMAEYHWENKADITVAVQPVSKDEVTRFGILKREADGHITDFVEKPKDPEVQNKFISRDDPERPFLGSMGIYMFNTKVLVELLMDFPHHDDFGGDTIPQAINSHEVFGFDFDGYWQDIGTIRSFYETNLMLTTSQTPFNFYDAKFPIYTETRYLPASIVEDTHLQNVLIADGSRILKSEITHSIIGIRSQIAAGCVIKDSIVMGADYFEREREGIPIGIGANCHIEGAILDKNARIGDNVTIRPFPRDKDIDNEKWYVRDGIVIIPKDTVLPSGTTIAP; encoded by the coding sequence ATGCCGTCATTGAACGAAGTCCTTGCAGTGATCTTGGGGGGAGGACGCGGGGCGCGCCTGTATCCGCTGACACAAATGCGCTCCAAGCCAGCCGTGCCGATCGCCGGCAAGTACCGCTTGATCGATATTCCCATCAGTAATTGCATCAACTCGGAGATCTACCGCATTGCGGTCCTGACGCAGTTCAACTCTGTGTCCCTGCACCGCCACATCACGCGGACCTATAACTTTGATTCGTTCCATCAGGGCTGGGTTCAGATCTGGGCGGCGGAGCAGACCGTCGAGAGCGCGGACTGGTACCAGGGCACGGCAGACGCGGTCCGCAAACAATTGCTGGAAATACAAGCCGCCGGTTCCAAGTACGTGCTCATCCTTGCGGGCGATCATCTGTACCGCATGAATTACAAGGCAATGGCGGAATATCACTGGGAGAACAAGGCGGATATCACCGTCGCTGTGCAGCCAGTTTCAAAGGATGAAGTGACGCGCTTCGGAATCCTGAAACGGGAGGCGGATGGTCACATCACCGATTTTGTCGAAAAACCGAAAGACCCCGAAGTCCAGAACAAGTTCATCAGCCGCGATGATCCTGAGCGCCCCTTTCTCGGCTCGATGGGAATTTACATGTTCAACACAAAGGTGCTCGTGGAACTGCTGATGGATTTCCCGCATCATGATGATTTCGGCGGCGACACCATCCCGCAGGCGATCAATTCGCATGAGGTGTTCGGCTTCGATTTCGACGGCTATTGGCAGGACATCGGGACGATCCGCTCGTTCTATGAGACCAACCTGATGCTGACCACATCCCAGACGCCGTTCAATTTTTACGATGCGAAATTTCCCATCTATACCGAAACGCGCTACCTGCCCGCATCCATCGTGGAAGACACCCACCTGCAGAATGTTTTGATCGCGGATGGCAGCCGCATTCTCAAATCCGAGATTACCCATTCCATCATCGGCATCCGCAGCCAGATCGCGGCGGGATGTGTCATTAAGGACAGCATCGTGATGGGCGCGGATTACTTTGAGCGGGAGCGCGAGGGCATTCCCATCGGCATCGGCGCGAATTGTCATATCGAAGGCGCGATCCTCGACAAGAACGCGCGTATCGGTGATAACGTCACCATCCGCCCCTTCCCGCGCGACAAGGATATCGACAACGAAAAATGGTACGTGCGTGACGGCATCGTCATCATTCCAAAGGATACGGTGCTGCCATCCGGCACGACCATCGCGCCGTAA
- a CDS encoding glutamate mutase L has translation MPSSLVTGNSLLAIDVGAANTRAVLFDVIEGEYRFVASGVAPSTAEAPFKDVSEGARDAVTELQKLLGRTLLDGSRDLIIPTQSDGSGVDALVVTLSAGAPVKTIVVGLLKEVSLESARKLTETTYARIMDTIGLSDHRKADQQIDSLLRIRPELVVIAGGTDGGASRSIQKLLEPIGLASFLLPDEKRPAVLFAGNGKMEEEVKSLVGSLASSLHFSPNIRPSLETEAIDPAERELARMFINIRKRQIKGVELLDLWSGGHTLPTAYATGRMVRFLSKVYASKKGILSVDIGSSAAVIAAGFKSKSTLKVLPQFGLGENLAGLLNYTTLEEILRWSSLDIPASVLLDYLHQKSLYPAAIAATKEDLALSQAVVRQALHLAMQFARRDFPQNTASIKPTLTPLFDPIIAGGGALSDASRPGQGLLLLLDSVQPVGITTVILDQNNLLPLLGVAASQNNILPVQVLESGAFLSVGTVISPVVSARQGAPILRAKLTYENGAEARVDLKFGSLETLPLSIGESAELTIQTVHGADVGFGPGKGGSISVSGGALGVVFDGRGRPLDLPSDPVRRRELIKKWNWTLGGG, from the coding sequence ATGCCTTCTTCACTGGTCACAGGAAACTCCCTGCTCGCAATCGACGTCGGCGCGGCAAACACGCGTGCGGTGCTGTTCGACGTCATCGAAGGCGAATATCGCTTTGTGGCATCCGGCGTTGCTCCCAGCACAGCCGAAGCCCCATTCAAAGATGTCTCCGAAGGTGCGCGCGACGCCGTCACGGAATTGCAAAAACTCCTGGGTAGAACCCTGCTTGATGGTTCACGCGACCTGATCATCCCCACCCAGTCAGACGGGTCCGGAGTGGATGCGCTGGTTGTCACCCTCTCGGCAGGCGCGCCGGTCAAAACCATCGTTGTTGGACTGCTCAAAGAGGTCTCGCTCGAAAGCGCTCGCAAGCTGACCGAAACCACATACGCCCGCATCATGGATACCATCGGCTTGAGCGATCACCGTAAAGCCGACCAGCAGATCGACAGTCTCCTGCGCATCCGCCCTGAACTGGTAGTGATCGCCGGCGGGACAGATGGCGGCGCCTCGCGCTCCATCCAGAAACTGCTCGAACCCATTGGGCTTGCCAGTTTCCTCCTGCCCGACGAAAAACGCCCCGCTGTGTTGTTCGCGGGGAACGGAAAAATGGAGGAAGAGGTCAAGTCGCTTGTTGGTTCGCTGGCATCCTCCTTGCACTTCAGCCCGAACATCCGCCCCTCGCTCGAAACGGAGGCCATTGACCCCGCCGAGCGTGAGCTGGCACGTATGTTCATCAACATCCGCAAGCGGCAGATCAAGGGCGTTGAACTTCTCGATCTATGGTCCGGCGGGCATACGCTGCCAACTGCTTATGCAACCGGACGCATGGTGCGTTTCCTCTCGAAGGTGTATGCCTCCAAAAAAGGCATTCTCAGCGTGGATATCGGCTCATCTGCCGCGGTCATTGCTGCGGGCTTCAAGAGCAAATCCACCCTGAAGGTTCTGCCTCAGTTTGGGCTTGGCGAGAATCTGGCGGGCTTGCTCAATTACACGACTCTCGAAGAGATTCTGCGCTGGTCTTCGCTCGATATCCCTGCCAGCGTCTTGCTCGATTACCTCCACCAGAAATCGCTATATCCCGCCGCTATTGCGGCAACGAAGGAAGACCTCGCTCTCTCCCAAGCCGTGGTGAGACAGGCTCTTCACCTTGCGATGCAGTTCGCCCGCCGCGACTTCCCGCAGAATACCGCATCCATCAAGCCAACCCTGACCCCGTTGTTTGACCCCATCATCGCAGGAGGCGGCGCACTAAGCGACGCTTCGCGACCCGGTCAGGGCTTGCTTCTACTCCTTGACTCGGTCCAACCCGTGGGCATCACCACCGTGATCCTGGACCAGAACAACCTGCTGCCCCTGCTTGGAGTGGCGGCATCCCAAAACAATATTCTGCCTGTGCAGGTGCTTGAATCTGGAGCCTTCCTCAGCGTCGGGACGGTCATTTCGCCGGTCGTCTCCGCCCGTCAGGGAGCGCCCATCCTGCGCGCCAAATTGACCTATGAGAACGGAGCCGAAGCCCGCGTGGACTTGAAGTTTGGCAGTCTCGAAACCCTGCCGCTTTCCATCGGTGAAAGCGCAGAACTGACCATCCAGACCGTCCACGGAGCGGACGTCGGTTTTGGACCCGGCAAGGGTGGCAGCATCTCAGTGAGCGGCGGAGCGTTAGGCGTTGTGTTCGACGGGCGCGGGCGTCCGCTGGATCTCCCATCTGATCCTGTGCGACGGCGTGAACTCATCAAAAAATGGAACTGGACGTTGGGAGGCGGATAG
- a CDS encoding R3H domain-containing nucleic acid-binding protein codes for MTQHRITDDLDALLDVLPANLRHAVEKANNSDNLLEIVIDLGRLPAARFVEGEIVLSDKEITRAEIDHITERIGMFDADNRAGMERTLHRISAIRNRLGVIVGLTCRVGRAVYGTVDIIQDIIESGKSVLILGRPGVGKTTLLREAARILAESKRVVIVDTSNEIGGDGDVPHPAVGRARRMQVREPMLQHEVMIEAVENHNPEVIVIDEIGRELEALAARTIAERGVQLIGTAHGQTLDNLLLNPTLSDLVGGIEAVTLSDEEARRRGTQKTVLERRAPPTFDVLIEIQHRERFAVHLDIMSAVDSLLRDAPILPEIRTRDESGEIKIEKQSPPKVKGDATKTPLRTRRQPASVIPEATPRSESINPPAIGIANVGARLQTLRVFAYGVARNRLMQAAKRLGVPAVVVTDVNEADVLVTLRTYYRNREHTVIEAESRGMPIYVLRANSVSQIEQFLGDVYNLTEPQTPRDNMEDVRHETQQAIAAVLNGERWVDLPPGPSLVRRIQHEMARKAELVSHSYGKEPRRHVRIFRE; via the coding sequence ATGACACAACACAGAATTACAGACGACCTCGACGCCCTTTTGGACGTCCTTCCCGCCAACCTTCGTCACGCTGTGGAAAAGGCGAACAACTCCGACAACCTGCTGGAGATTGTCATTGACCTTGGGCGCCTGCCCGCCGCGCGTTTCGTCGAAGGCGAAATCGTACTCTCCGACAAGGAGATCACCCGCGCCGAGATCGACCACATCACCGAGCGCATCGGCATGTTCGACGCCGACAACCGCGCCGGCATGGAGCGCACGCTCCACCGCATCTCCGCCATCCGCAACCGGCTGGGCGTCATTGTCGGTTTAACCTGCCGCGTCGGTCGCGCTGTGTATGGCACGGTCGACATCATTCAAGACATCATCGAATCAGGCAAATCCGTGCTGATCCTCGGTCGCCCGGGTGTCGGCAAGACCACGCTCCTGCGCGAGGCGGCGCGCATCCTCGCCGAAAGCAAGCGCGTTGTCATCGTGGATACTTCCAATGAAATTGGCGGCGACGGCGACGTGCCGCATCCCGCCGTCGGCAGGGCGCGCCGCATGCAAGTCCGCGAGCCGATGCTGCAACACGAAGTGATGATCGAAGCGGTCGAAAATCACAACCCCGAAGTCATCGTCATCGACGAAATCGGGCGCGAACTCGAAGCCCTCGCCGCGCGCACCATCGCCGAACGTGGCGTGCAACTGATCGGCACGGCGCACGGTCAAACGCTTGATAATCTTTTGCTCAACCCCACGCTCAGCGACCTCGTCGGCGGCATCGAAGCGGTCACATTATCAGATGAAGAAGCCCGCCGCCGCGGCACGCAGAAGACCGTTTTGGAAAGACGCGCTCCGCCCACCTTCGATGTGCTGATCGAAATCCAACATCGCGAGCGCTTTGCCGTTCACCTCGACATCATGTCCGCGGTGGATTCGCTCTTGCGCGACGCACCCATCCTGCCGGAGATCCGCACGCGGGATGAATCGGGTGAGATCAAGATCGAGAAACAGAGTCCGCCCAAAGTTAAGGGAGATGCGACGAAGACTCCGCTTCGGACTCGACGTCAGCCTGCTTCTGTCATCCCCGAAGCGACTCCACGCTCTGAGTCGATCAATCCGCCTGCGATCGGCATTGCCAATGTCGGCGCGCGCTTGCAGACTCTGCGAGTCTTTGCGTACGGCGTGGCGCGGAACCGACTGATGCAAGCCGCCAAGCGACTCGGCGTGCCTGCGGTGGTCGTCACTGATGTGAACGAAGCCGATGTGCTGGTGACCCTGCGGACGTATTACCGCAACCGCGAACATACGGTGATCGAAGCCGAAAGCCGTGGGATGCCGATCTATGTCCTGCGCGCGAATTCGGTCTCGCAGATCGAGCAGTTCCTCGGCGACGTGTACAACCTGACCGAGCCGCAAACCCCGCGCGACAATATGGAAGATGTGCGCCATGAAACCCAGCAAGCCATTGCCGCCGTGCTGAACGGCGAACGCTGGGTGGACCTGCCGCCCGGACCGTCGCTCGTGCGCCGCATCCAACACGAGATGGCGCGCAAAGCGGAGTTGGTGAGTCACTCGTACGGCAAGGAGCCGCGCAGGCATGTGAGGATCTTCCGCGAGTAA
- a CDS encoding phosphoglucomutase/phosphomannomutase family protein, protein MPIHFGTDGWRAVISDSFTFGNLRMVSQAIADAVASDHWDKSANVDSKKIVIGFDTRFLSDRFAGEVARVLAANGFTVLLAQSDSPTPAISYAVKHNNAIAGIMITASHNAPRYNGVKLKGAFGGSALPEQCRRVEVYINDNEQQARGPNLMDFKQARDAGLIQKFNPLPAYFEHLRTLINTDVIADNPQRFVADAMYGSGRGVIKAFLQGTGCEIAEIRGEMNPGFGGVHPEPIAKYLGALSSAVSSGLGDFGVVTDGDADRIGAMDERGNFVDPHKIMALSLKYLVEERGLDGAVVRTVSTTRMIDRLAKRYGMKLYETPVGFNHIADHMLSEDVLIGGEESGGISFKGHIPEGDGPVMGLLLVEMLAKSGKSLGTLVDELLADVGPALYERVDLRLSRPVAKAEMTEFLTQKAPAEIGGQKVDEISQRDGVKYIMADDSWLLIRPSGTEPVLRVYAEGRTQEMVKALIGYGKTVAESVV, encoded by the coding sequence ATGCCCATACATTTTGGCACCGACGGCTGGCGCGCCGTAATCTCGGATAGTTTTACGTTCGGAAATTTACGCATGGTCTCGCAAGCGATTGCGGATGCAGTCGCTTCGGATCATTGGGATAAATCTGCAAATGTGGATTCCAAGAAGATCGTGATCGGATTCGACACGCGCTTCCTCTCCGACCGGTTTGCAGGGGAGGTGGCGCGTGTGCTCGCCGCAAACGGATTTACCGTTCTGCTGGCACAGTCCGATTCGCCCACGCCCGCCATTTCCTATGCAGTGAAGCACAATAATGCCATTGCAGGTATCATGATCACCGCCTCGCACAATGCGCCGCGTTACAACGGCGTGAAGTTGAAGGGCGCGTTCGGCGGTTCGGCTCTGCCTGAGCAATGCCGCCGCGTGGAAGTGTATATCAACGACAATGAGCAGCAGGCGCGCGGTCCCAACCTGATGGATTTCAAACAGGCGCGCGATGCAGGCTTGATCCAGAAGTTCAATCCGCTGCCTGCTTATTTTGAACATTTACGAACGCTCATCAACACGGACGTCATTGCCGATAATCCGCAGCGTTTTGTGGCGGATGCCATGTACGGCTCCGGTCGCGGTGTGATCAAAGCCTTTTTGCAGGGGACAGGCTGTGAGATCGCCGAGATCCGCGGCGAGATGAATCCCGGTTTTGGCGGCGTGCATCCTGAGCCGATCGCCAAATATCTGGGGGCGTTGTCCAGCGCGGTCAGCTCCGGGCTGGGAGATTTCGGCGTGGTCACCGATGGCGACGCAGACCGCATCGGCGCGATGGATGAGCGCGGGAATTTTGTCGATCCGCACAAGATCATGGCGCTTTCGCTGAAATATCTTGTTGAAGAACGAGGCTTGGATGGCGCTGTTGTGCGGACAGTTTCTACCACACGCATGATCGACCGTCTTGCAAAACGCTACGGAATGAAATTATACGAAACGCCGGTTGGCTTCAATCACATTGCCGACCATATGCTGAGCGAGGATGTGTTGATAGGCGGCGAAGAGTCTGGCGGCATTTCCTTCAAAGGACACATTCCCGAAGGTGACGGTCCCGTCATGGGCTTGCTACTGGTGGAAATGCTGGCGAAGTCGGGCAAGTCACTTGGCACGCTGGTGGATGAATTGCTCGCCGATGTGGGTCCCGCCTTGTATGAGCGCGTTGACCTGCGCCTCAGCCGCCCGGTTGCCAAGGCGGAGATGACGGAATTTCTCACCCAAAAAGCACCTGCCGAGATCGGCGGTCAGAAAGTGGATGAGATCAGTCAGCGCGACGGTGTGAAATATATCATGGCAGACGACTCATGGCTGTTGATCCGCCCGTCCGGGACGGAGCCGGTTCTGCGCGTGTACGCCGAAGGACGCACGCAGGAGATGGTCAAGGCGTTGATCGGTTATGGGAAAACGGTAGCGGAGAGCGTGGTCTAG
- a CDS encoding Type 1 glutamine amidotransferase-like domain-containing protein, giving the protein MSPNLHLFSSPGERDIRYIVDACRPYLDGKYNPVLAFLPLASLDGEKWLDYTVAQFKGLAQVKIINTELMSQTEIEDILRKSAVAYISGGNTFLLNHRLHVSGIMPFLKKKVQAGLPVVGFSAGAVLCGPNILTANDMNSVQTQHFGGLNATPFNFFPHYPFDAHEQLVQDDWLSDYHLFHDNPVVMMCDGAYVKSEKGKTTLVRGDAYILRKGSEKEKLEEGQPIAL; this is encoded by the coding sequence ATGTCTCCCAATTTACATCTCTTCTCATCCCCCGGCGAAAGGGACATTCGTTATATCGTCGATGCCTGCCGTCCATATTTGGATGGGAAGTATAACCCTGTCCTCGCCTTCCTTCCGCTTGCCTCTCTGGATGGCGAAAAATGGTTGGACTACACCGTCGCGCAATTCAAAGGACTGGCGCAGGTAAAGATTATCAACACCGAACTGATGTCGCAAACGGAGATCGAAGATATCCTGCGCAAAAGCGCCGTGGCTTATATCTCCGGCGGAAATACATTCCTGCTTAATCACCGCCTGCATGTCAGCGGGATCATGCCGTTCCTGAAGAAGAAAGTCCAAGCCGGGTTGCCAGTGGTGGGATTCAGCGCCGGAGCGGTTCTGTGCGGACCGAACATCCTGACAGCCAACGACATGAATTCGGTGCAGACCCAACACTTTGGCGGATTGAATGCGACGCCGTTCAACTTTTTCCCTCATTACCCGTTCGACGCCCATGAACAATTAGTGCAGGATGATTGGCTGAGCGATTATCACCTCTTTCACGACAATCCCGTCGTCATGATGTGCGATGGCGCATATGTGAAAAGCGAAAAAGGCAAAACCACCTTGGTCCGCGGTGACGCGTATATTTTGAGAAAAGGCTCGGAAAAGGAAAAGCTGGAAGAGGGTCAGCCGATCGCTTTGTAG
- the tmk gene encoding dTMP kinase codes for MQTSLDAPISLYTCSMFITLEGPEGSGKTSHIPHLVEFLREKGHTVFPTREPGGTSISEQIRDILHDMKNAEMHPRTETLLYQAARAQIVEQVIQPRLADGEIVISDRYYDSTIAYQGYGHQQNLDDIRALVKYATGGLTPDLTILLDLDVEVGLKRKKKDNEWNRLDAYTVEFHRRVRAGYLEMVEAEPQRWVVVNSEQAWESVQAELRRVILEKLGK; via the coding sequence ATGCAAACCTCTTTGGACGCGCCCATTTCCCTGTATACTTGCTCCATGTTCATCACCCTCGAAGGACCCGAAGGCTCGGGCAAAACCTCCCACATTCCCCATCTCGTTGAGTTTCTGCGCGAGAAGGGACATACCGTCTTCCCGACCCGTGAACCGGGCGGGACCTCCATCAGCGAGCAGATCCGCGATATCTTGCACGATATGAAGAACGCGGAGATGCATCCGCGCACGGAGACTCTGCTCTACCAAGCCGCGCGTGCCCAGATCGTGGAGCAGGTCATCCAGCCGCGTTTGGCGGACGGCGAAATTGTCATCTCAGACCGCTACTATGATTCCACAATCGCCTATCAAGGCTATGGACATCAGCAGAATCTGGACGATATCCGCGCGCTGGTCAAATACGCCACCGGCGGCTTGACTCCCGACCTGACGATCCTGCTCGATCTCGATGTGGAGGTCGGGTTGAAAAGAAAGAAGAAAGATAACGAATGGAATCGGCTGGATGCCTACACAGTGGAATTCCATCGCCGCGTCCGCGCGGGGTATTTGGAAATGGTCGAGGCCGAACCGCAGCGCTGGGTGGTAGTCAATTCAGAGCAGGCGTGGGAGTCCGTGCAGGCGGAGTTGAGGCGGGTGATTTTAGAGAAATTGGGTAAATAA
- a CDS encoding GIDE domain-containing protein, which yields MDDILVFVNRNMMVILAGAAGGFFGLLLSYKNLGNLFRMIRTSTSEIAHISADEQVEIVGKADSPTILHSPITKTPCVLWQVEVMERRSSGRSSRWVTVYSNTSTEPFDVYDNTGRMRIHPSHRLELLLRDDVKKSSGLFSSLDEQTQAALSEMGVSSKGLLNLNKNMRVHERYIEQGDQVYVLGRTSLNQGARVMDWENHPLIVSDHSELSLLGRFLWRVIANVLIFMVIAILVYLYFIDG from the coding sequence ATGGACGACATCCTGGTTTTCGTGAACAGAAATATGATGGTCATTCTTGCAGGCGCGGCGGGCGGCTTTTTTGGCTTGCTTTTGTCCTACAAGAACCTTGGCAATCTATTTCGCATGATTCGCACATCCACCAGCGAGATCGCTCACATTTCGGCGGATGAGCAGGTGGAGATCGTTGGTAAAGCCGACAGCCCGACCATCCTGCACAGCCCCATCACAAAAACGCCCTGCGTCCTGTGGCAGGTGGAGGTGATGGAGAGACGAAGTTCTGGCAGGAGTTCAAGGTGGGTTACGGTATATAGCAACACATCCACCGAACCGTTCGACGTGTACGACAACACCGGTCGGATGCGCATCCATCCCAGTCACCGCTTGGAACTTTTGTTACGGGACGACGTGAAAAAATCATCCGGACTATTCTCATCCCTCGATGAGCAGACCCAAGCTGCGTTGAGTGAGATGGGCGTGAGTTCGAAAGGTCTGCTGAATTTAAACAAGAACATGCGCGTCCACGAACGATATATCGAACAGGGCGATCAGGTGTATGTGCTTGGCAGGACATCCCTGAACCAGGGCGCGCGGGTGATGGACTGGGAGAATCATCCGCTGATCGTCAGCGACCATAGCGAATTGAGCCTGTTGGGCAGGTTCTTGTGGCGTGTGATCGCAAATGTCTTGATCTTCATGGTCATTGCCATCTTGGTGTATCTGTATTTTATAGACGGTTAG
- a CDS encoding DUF389 domain-containing protein: MSLSDDPILPNEPPQPPRNEETAAQRVRRRRATRRSSIPTDAEGQAALIASLARRAYPSIELFVFSLVCGAILGLGFLLNSQAVLLLGILVAPLMTPWVGFLLAILTGSIRFLFETIMALLISIVLVFAGGLLAGFAMQIWPNIARDNVYIHSQLWLPALVVFAVGAVTLVASFARSESKPFLPSVLIAYSFFLPVSAAGFGLSSGLDGVWLQGALVFVAHFVFASLLGLITLFILRLRPSLGGVIFSGTSILLFAWILFSLMGAGSPSGNEAATNASTPTNQASALLSPTSELGQTSIETPSPSRTPSRTPTVGTPSPVPLTLEITLPPTETPTITMTVQPTPTYGRIRAAEGGGANLRESPNGAYLLTLLNDTIVEIYSEFEIVNGVTWVKVYVTISGRQIEGWLLESVLQYATPEPNFSASATPTGTPTP; this comes from the coding sequence ATGTCATTATCGGACGACCCGATCCTTCCAAACGAACCGCCACAGCCTCCGCGCAATGAAGAGACTGCCGCACAGCGTGTCCGGCGCAGACGTGCCACGCGCCGTTCCTCCATCCCAACGGATGCGGAGGGACAGGCGGCACTGATCGCCTCGCTGGCTCGCCGCGCCTATCCATCCATCGAGTTGTTCGTCTTCTCGTTGGTATGCGGCGCGATCCTCGGGCTGGGGTTTCTGCTGAATTCGCAAGCCGTGCTCTTGCTCGGCATCCTCGTCGCGCCGCTGATGACTCCCTGGGTGGGATTCCTGCTTGCCATCCTCACCGGCTCGATCCGTTTTCTTTTTGAAACCATCATGGCATTGCTCATCAGCATTGTGCTGGTATTTGCAGGCGGATTACTGGCGGGGTTCGCAATGCAGATCTGGCCCAATATTGCGCGCGACAATGTCTATATCCATTCGCAGTTATGGCTGCCTGCGCTGGTCGTCTTTGCCGTTGGCGCAGTGACGCTGGTCGCATCCTTTGCGCGTTCGGAGAGCAAGCCCTTCCTGCCGAGCGTGCTGATTGCGTACTCGTTCTTCCTGCCGGTCAGCGCGGCGGGTTTCGGGCTCAGCTCCGGTCTGGACGGAGTCTGGCTTCAGGGCGCGCTTGTCTTCGTTGCGCATTTTGTGTTTGCAAGCCTGCTGGGTCTCATCACGCTGTTCATTCTGCGATTACGCCCGTCACTGGGCGGTGTCATCTTTAGCGGGACATCGATCCTGCTCTTCGCGTGGATCCTGTTCTCGTTGATGGGAGCAGGTTCCCCGTCCGGAAATGAAGCGGCGACAAACGCCTCCACACCGACGAATCAGGCATCCGCGCTTCTCTCTCCGACCTCGGAGCTGGGTCAAACATCCATAGAGACTCCCAGCCCCTCGCGGACTCCATCCCGCACACCGACGGTTGGCACGCCCAGCCCCGTCCCGCTGACGCTTGAGATCACGCTGCCTCCCACCGAAACCCCGACCATCACCATGACGGTCCAGCCCACCCCCACCTATGGCAGGATTCGGGCGGCTGAGGGCGGCGGGGCGAATTTGCGCGAATCCCCCAACGGGGCGTATTTGTTGACCCTGCTCAATGATACGATCGTGGAAATCTATTCGGAGTTCGAGATCGTGAATGGGGTGACATGGGTGAAAGTGTACGTGACCATCAGCGGGCGGCAGATCGAAGGCTGGCTGTTGGAGTCGGTGCTTCAGTACGCCACGCCTGAACCGAATTTCTCCGCGTCCGCCACGCCGACCGGGACACCAACTCCGTAA
- a CDS encoding ClbS/DfsB family four-helix bundle protein — protein sequence MTEQWMPGNKQELLSAIEREWKLLLDLAESLTDEQMSTPDSGGWSPKDNLAHIAEWMNILMGYHMDKNPAHEVIGVSEDVVKGWDMEVINPVLFERNKNRPCGEVMELLRQAYVKLEARLESMSFEDLLKPRHAGDPEKRPLLLWVLGDTTEHFQEHRETIEREFKRS from the coding sequence ATGACCGAACAATGGATGCCCGGTAATAAACAGGAACTCCTATCCGCCATCGAGCGGGAGTGGAAGTTATTGCTCGACCTTGCCGAATCATTGACCGACGAGCAAATGTCCACGCCGGATTCGGGCGGCTGGTCACCCAAGGATAACCTCGCGCACATCGCTGAATGGATGAACATCCTGATGGGCTATCACATGGATAAAAATCCGGCACATGAAGTCATCGGCGTTTCGGAAGATGTGGTCAAAGGTTGGGATATGGAAGTCATCAATCCCGTGCTGTTCGAACGGAATAAAAACCGTCCGTGTGGCGAAGTGATGGAGTTGTTGAGGCAGGCTTACGTTAAGTTAGAGGCGAGGCTTGAATCCATGTCATTTGAAGATCTACTGAAACCACGTCATGCCGGCGACCCCGAAAAACGTCCGCTTTTGCTTTGGGTGTTGGGCGACACCACCGAACACTTCCAGGAACACCGCGAGACCATTGAAAGAGAATTCAAACGATCATGA
- the map gene encoding type I methionyl aminopeptidase: MTADSEKDIKALKAAGRVVALALKKMMKHAKPGMTTAELDAIGSEFLKAEGAKSAPQAMYNFPGATCISVSPIIAHGIPGNHVLQEGELINIDVSAELDGYFADTGASMVVAKRIPEIERMLDAAKSALNKAVHAAKAGEPLNGIGKTIQDEAKRKGYNVIYDLTGHGIGKSLHEEPSAIYNFNKPDDRRILKEGWVLAIEPFLTPGRGRVVEEKDRWSLRTIDRAIAAQFEHTVIVTKNEPIILTL, from the coding sequence ATGACCGCCGACTCTGAAAAAGACATCAAAGCCCTGAAAGCCGCCGGGCGCGTGGTTGCGCTGGCGTTGAAGAAAATGATGAAGCACGCCAAACCCGGCATGACCACCGCCGAACTCGATGCCATCGGAAGCGAGTTCCTGAAGGCGGAGGGCGCAAAGTCCGCGCCGCAAGCCATGTACAACTTTCCCGGCGCAACCTGCATCAGTGTTTCGCCGATCATCGCGCACGGCATCCCCGGCAACCACGTATTGCAGGAGGGCGAACTCATCAACATCGATGTCTCCGCCGAACTCGACGGTTACTTCGCCGACACGGGCGCTTCGATGGTCGTCGCCAAACGCATCCCGGAGATCGAGCGGATGCTCGACGCTGCAAAGTCCGCGCTGAATAAAGCCGTGCATGCCGCGAAGGCAGGCGAACCGCTCAATGGGATTGGCAAGACAATTCAGGACGAAGCAAAACGCAAAGGGTACAACGTCATCTATGATCTGACGGGGCACGGGATCGGGAAGTCACTGCATGAGGAGCCGTCCGCGATCTATAACTTCAACAAACCGGATGACCGCCGCATCCTTAAGGAAGGCTGGGTACTTGCCATCGAGCCTTTTCTCACCCCCGGGCGCGGACGCGTCGTCGAAGAAAAAGACCGCTGGTCGTTACGAACCATTGACCGCGCCATCGCCGCCCAATTTGAGCATACGGTCATCGTTACGAAGAACGAACCGATTATTTTGACGCTGTAA